One Candidatus Zixiibacteriota bacterium DNA segment encodes these proteins:
- a CDS encoding anti-sigma factor produces MYRRRNRLLFFALSALILAIISGCAQPDDIIAPASSTDIFLTPSRLPTPPPGMIYELWAVDEDDNSVSLGKFNWDSRLYRFSDTAGNRIDSVWTTDFDILNYKYLCVSIERFPDPQPDSMGPVMLKDLVVEPRLRPMKLVFPIDLWLLQAGYFIQTPTDGNPNSNEASGLWFGFYNYDSVFINDTTNAALTLGAGVRLSFNIDTTWDNSNPPQIISIDTVNLDSLQEIRNFIWLTNERLDTNNSYTLPYPFYLDTFVQITLKYDSILYPVNLTTDTITYTDTITHINNSNVVVTEIKVFKMPPLTFYPTSIAYTTRVRGYLIERILPDSLVYDDIVNLTGTGWHYKGWVISPYLQPRASFASITKPSWLEAQSSQYLNPISSGILTTGPFTDFNRADNSNPHSSSTKVPDIPGEDFLNNLPAGVTRIVLADSVASTVRTGTVFISLEPDNYDSTTNFPLILLSSEGLMPSYSQISSRIAHTQHNRMTNWYRMVENDPIGFPSIKAILVRK; encoded by the coding sequence ATGTACAGGCGCCGTAATCGCTTGTTGTTCTTTGCCTTATCCGCCCTGATTCTGGCTATCATCAGTGGCTGCGCGCAGCCCGATGATATTATTGCTCCGGCGTCATCGACCGACATTTTCCTGACACCCTCCCGTCTGCCAACTCCCCCCCCAGGGATGATTTATGAACTCTGGGCGGTAGACGAGGATGACAACAGTGTCTCTCTGGGAAAGTTTAACTGGGACAGCCGCCTGTATCGGTTCTCAGACACTGCCGGTAATCGGATTGACTCGGTCTGGACCACTGATTTTGATATTCTCAATTATAAATATCTCTGTGTTTCGATAGAGCGTTTCCCTGACCCTCAGCCTGATTCCATGGGCCCTGTGATGCTGAAAGACCTGGTGGTGGAGCCGAGACTGCGCCCGATGAAGCTGGTCTTTCCCATTGACCTCTGGCTGCTTCAGGCCGGGTATTTCATTCAAACGCCTACTGATGGCAATCCCAACAGCAATGAAGCCAGCGGCCTTTGGTTCGGATTTTACAATTACGATTCAGTTTTCATCAATGATACGACTAACGCGGCGCTCACTCTTGGCGCCGGCGTTCGTTTGTCCTTCAACATTGATACCACCTGGGACAACTCCAATCCGCCGCAGATTATCAGTATTGACACTGTAAATCTCGATTCCCTGCAGGAGATACGCAATTTCATCTGGCTGACCAATGAACGGCTTGACACCAACAACAGTTATACCCTGCCGTATCCCTTCTATCTCGATACTTTTGTCCAAATTACTTTGAAATACGACTCGATTCTGTACCCCGTGAATCTCACTACTGATACCATCACATATACTGATACCATCACCCACATAAATAACAGCAACGTGGTGGTCACTGAAATCAAAGTGTTTAAGATGCCGCCTTTGACCTTTTACCCGACCTCTATCGCCTATACGACCAGGGTGCGCGGGTACTTGATTGAGCGGATACTTCCCGATTCGCTGGTATATGACGACATTGTGAATTTGACCGGCACCGGTTGGCATTACAAAGGCTGGGTGATTTCCCCTTACCTGCAACCGCGCGCCAGTTTTGCCTCGATTACCAAACCAAGCTGGCTGGAAGCGCAATCAAGCCAGTATCTGAATCCTATATCCAGCGGGATATTGACGACAGGACCTTTCACTGATTTCAATCGGGCCGACAATAGCAATCCCCACTCATCGAGCACCAAGGTGCCAGATATACCCGGGGAGGATTTCCTTAATAATCTTCCCGCCGGTGTCACCCGCATAGTCTTGGCGGACAGCGTTGCTTCTACGGTAAGAACCGGCACCGTGTTTATATCTTTGGAACCGGACAATTATGATTCCACCACGAATTTTCCGCTGATTCTGCTCTCTTCTGAAGGATTGATGCCGAGTTATTCGCAGATTTCCAGTCGGATAGCGCATACGCAGCATAACCGAATGACCAACTGGTATCGGATGGTGGAAAACGACCCTATAGGATTTCCCTCCATCAAGGCGATTCTGGTGCGGAAATAG
- a CDS encoding YIP1 family protein encodes MDNQNPSLPDQSLSEKPNPIQRLIMLFSAPGSLFPKLTGRTDWIIALLLIAILGGLFGPGGYMVSPIVAKDSYPRVMANLEKWKDQMPAAQWEEVKSQVDKSFRDAQENRFKWYYPLIYIGWPLVISVIVGLLGLIAGNFLFGGKANFWIILNVVVYSAVIGALGDTARGLLMLSKNSMYVYTGLGLLKPFDDGSFLHYFLRQIDLFTVWRIIVTCIGLGAVYLMKPKKFAYVLFPVWIVFILLVAFVNLLAGGSITY; translated from the coding sequence ATGGATAATCAGAACCCCTCACTGCCTGATCAATCCTTGTCGGAGAAACCGAATCCGATACAGCGGCTGATTATGTTGTTCAGCGCCCCGGGCTCTCTGTTTCCGAAACTTACGGGCCGGACCGACTGGATTATCGCTCTTCTGTTGATTGCCATTCTGGGCGGCCTCTTTGGACCCGGCGGATATATGGTCAGCCCCATTGTCGCCAAAGATTCCTACCCGAGGGTCATGGCCAATTTGGAGAAATGGAAAGACCAGATGCCGGCCGCGCAGTGGGAAGAAGTCAAGAGTCAGGTTGACAAGAGCTTTCGCGACGCCCAGGAAAATCGTTTCAAATGGTACTACCCGTTAATCTATATTGGTTGGCCGCTTGTCATATCGGTGATAGTCGGTCTGCTGGGACTGATTGCCGGGAATTTTCTTTTTGGCGGAAAGGCAAATTTCTGGATAATCTTGAATGTGGTTGTTTATTCTGCCGTAATTGGAGCGCTTGGAGATACTGCTCGGGGTCTATTGATGTTATCGAAAAACTCGATGTATGTATATACCGGACTGGGCTTGTTGAAGCCGTTTGATGACGGCTCTTTCCTCCATTATTTCCTGAGGCAGATTGACCTCTTCACGGTCTGGCGAATCATCGTAACCTGTATCGGTTTGGGCGCGGTCTATCTTATGAAACCGAAGAAATTCGCTTACGTATTATTTCCGGTATGGATAGTTTTCATTTTGCTGGTGGCTTTCGTAAACCTGTTAGCCGGCGGCTCAATTACTTATTAA
- a CDS encoding TolC family protein, which yields MMIFKRILFLATLFLFMMAPEFSEARVLSLDDCITEALKNHPDVVRARGQVKRADGVLWQSFGAFLPNISAGGSVTQINSEPGVRVIQDQLYQTSGITKNYDLGLSAGLTVFDGGQNIFNYLGARADKSYYKYLSEQTEQNLILTVKTTYYSYLASERTKEIREEAVKRGEEQLKLAQSKFDVGSASKSDVLKAKVQYGNDKLSLLEAENAVSINRANLAYLIGIDVNSDIEFSRETPKRDYSGSENEALKFGLSNHPGLLSTESKLSAARYGVKSIWGRYAPSVSVRVSRGWTNEYWGMVNDFSDDDARWTISTSLDFTIFDNFSRKAAMASAKASLNDARVAYHYQRNSVANEIKKAYLDMNKAFEALKLADENESAATEDMALVQEKYNLGAATILELLDAQVSLITAQNSKIQAEFDLNLAIARLENAMGKR from the coding sequence ATGATGATATTCAAACGAATCTTATTTCTTGCGACACTTTTTCTCTTTATGATGGCGCCCGAATTTTCTGAGGCGCGAGTTTTGTCCCTGGATGATTGTATAACGGAAGCGCTGAAGAATCATCCCGATGTAGTTCGCGCCCGTGGTCAGGTTAAAAGAGCCGATGGCGTCCTGTGGCAGTCATTCGGGGCTTTTCTTCCCAATATCTCGGCCGGCGGTTCTGTCACGCAAATCAATTCCGAACCCGGCGTCAGGGTGATTCAAGACCAGTTGTATCAGACCAGCGGTATTACCAAGAATTATGACCTTGGCCTCTCTGCCGGTCTGACCGTTTTTGACGGCGGCCAGAATATATTCAATTACCTCGGTGCCCGCGCCGACAAAAGCTACTACAAATATCTTTCCGAGCAGACCGAGCAGAATTTAATTCTGACCGTAAAGACCACCTATTATTCTTATCTTGCCTCCGAAAGAACCAAGGAAATCAGGGAAGAGGCGGTCAAGCGGGGAGAAGAACAGTTGAAACTGGCGCAGTCGAAGTTTGATGTCGGCTCGGCTTCGAAGTCGGACGTTCTTAAAGCCAAAGTGCAGTACGGAAATGACAAGTTATCGCTCTTAGAAGCCGAGAATGCCGTCTCCATTAATCGCGCTAATCTTGCTTACCTGATTGGAATCGACGTCAACTCCGATATCGAGTTTTCGCGCGAAACGCCCAAACGTGACTATTCCGGCTCTGAAAACGAAGCGTTGAAATTCGGATTGTCCAATCACCCGGGACTCCTGTCAACCGAGAGCAAACTGAGCGCCGCCCGCTATGGAGTGAAATCAATTTGGGGACGCTATGCTCCATCGGTTTCGGTCCGGGTCTCGCGGGGTTGGACTAACGAATACTGGGGGATGGTAAATGACTTCAGTGATGACGATGCCCGCTGGACCATTAGTACTTCGCTGGACTTTACAATCTTCGACAATTTCAGCCGCAAGGCGGCAATGGCGAGCGCCAAGGCATCACTTAACGATGCCCGGGTGGCCTATCATTATCAACGCAATTCGGTTGCCAATGAAATCAAGAAGGCTTATCTCGATATGAACAAAGCATTCGAGGCTCTTAAGCTTGCCGATGAGAATGAATCGGCGGCGACAGAGGATATGGCTTTGGTTCAGGAAAAATACAATCTGGGAGCTGCTACCATTTTGGAGCTTCTCGATGCCCAAGTAAGTTTAATAACGGCCCAAAACAGCAAAATTCAGGCGGAATTCGACCTGAATCTGGCCATCGCCAGGTTGGAAAATGCCATGGGCAAAAGGTGA
- a CDS encoding efflux RND transporter periplasmic adaptor subunit has protein sequence MKTKKKKLIIWLSVAAVLIIVLANLFSGGEAKTKVQAEPVSRQDLVEEVSASGWIQPKTRVNITAEVNAKVIGIGVKEGDRVNRGQLLIQLDTVQLQKDVEQFRHSLEEINARKEAAHANYLQAEEEYERQKQLYERKLTSETAYKNAEYAYLNNKYNYEAMSSQAKQGNALFEKAVDNLRKTEIRAPMDGVVTFLDVEVGEIAQAQTAFTQGKTLMIISNLDAFEAEVDVDETEITKIQNKQLAHIEIDAFPDSVFEGEVTEIGNTAVKSNMGADQSTNFKVKVLFKGSQENIRPGMSASVDILTNKREKVLSVPYGAIVMRPPDILDSAKVEAKSEPVVGTEAVYAASDTHLTTTDSKKDEKAKDIKGVFVLRDGKAVFVPVETGIADQKNIEIITGLSETDTVISGPFKILRSIKNGDLVELEKKATPGEIK, from the coding sequence ATGAAAACCAAAAAGAAAAAGCTGATAATCTGGCTGTCGGTGGCGGCCGTTCTGATTATCGTGCTGGCGAATCTCTTTAGCGGTGGGGAAGCCAAAACCAAAGTGCAGGCGGAGCCGGTGAGCCGCCAGGATTTGGTCGAGGAAGTCTCCGCTTCCGGGTGGATTCAACCCAAGACCCGCGTCAATATCACTGCCGAAGTTAATGCCAAGGTTATCGGCATTGGGGTTAAAGAAGGGGACCGGGTCAATCGTGGGCAGTTATTGATTCAACTTGACACGGTGCAGCTTCAGAAGGATGTTGAGCAGTTTCGACACTCTCTGGAGGAGATAAACGCCCGTAAAGAAGCCGCCCACGCCAATTATTTGCAGGCGGAAGAAGAATATGAGAGGCAGAAGCAACTCTATGAGCGGAAGTTGACCTCTGAAACCGCTTATAAGAACGCTGAATATGCCTACCTGAATAACAAGTATAATTATGAAGCGATGTCAAGTCAGGCAAAACAGGGTAATGCCCTTTTTGAGAAAGCCGTGGATAATCTTCGCAAGACGGAAATCCGCGCCCCGATGGATGGCGTAGTCACCTTCCTTGATGTCGAGGTGGGCGAGATAGCGCAGGCGCAGACCGCTTTCACGCAGGGAAAGACGCTCATGATTATCTCCAATCTGGACGCCTTTGAGGCGGAAGTGGATGTTGATGAAACCGAGATAACCAAGATACAGAACAAACAGCTGGCGCATATCGAAATCGATGCCTTCCCGGATTCGGTGTTTGAGGGTGAAGTGACCGAAATCGGCAACACCGCCGTGAAGAGCAATATGGGCGCCGACCAGTCAACCAATTTCAAAGTGAAAGTTCTCTTCAAGGGAAGCCAGGAGAATATCAGGCCCGGTATGTCGGCTTCGGTAGACATTCTGACCAATAAACGGGAAAAGGTCTTATCGGTGCCGTACGGCGCTATTGTTATGCGCCCCCCGGACATTCTTGATTCCGCCAAGGTCGAAGCTAAGAGCGAACCGGTAGTTGGTACGGAAGCAGTTTATGCCGCCTCCGATACTCATCTGACGACGACCGACTCCAAGAAGGACGAGAAGGCAAAAGATATTAAAGGAGTATTTGTCCTGCGGGACGGGAAAGCGGTTTTTGTTCCGGTAGAAACCGGAATTGCGGACCAGAAGAATATCGAAATAATCACCGGGTTGAGCGAGACTGACACCGTTATAAGCGGACCTTTTAAGATTCTCAGAAGCATCAAGAACGGCGACCTGGTAGAGCTCGAGAAAAAAGCCACCCCGGGAGAGATCAAGTAA
- a CDS encoding ABC transporter ATP-binding protein — MALIETRNIWKTYEMGAAIVHALQDVSIKIEKGDYVAIMGPSGSGKSTLMNLIGCLDTPTQGEYYFNGKLVSQLDDDELAVIRNRQIGFVFQTFNLMPRATALHNVELPLIYNGTPREQRLEKARRALSIVDLADRMLHKPNELSGGQRQRVAIARALVNEPSLLLADEPTGNLDTKTGMEIMQLFSRLHHAGNTIIIVTHEPDIATYADRVLHIRDGRIDRDEKVTAEQKVANGTKL, encoded by the coding sequence ATGGCGCTTATTGAAACGAGGAATATCTGGAAGACTTATGAAATGGGTGCGGCAATCGTCCACGCCCTCCAGGATGTGTCGATTAAGATTGAGAAGGGAGATTATGTTGCAATAATGGGTCCTTCCGGTTCGGGCAAATCGACCCTTATGAATCTCATCGGTTGTCTGGATACACCAACACAGGGCGAATACTACTTCAATGGCAAACTGGTGAGCCAGCTTGATGATGACGAACTGGCGGTGATTCGGAACCGGCAGATTGGCTTTGTCTTCCAGACGTTCAATCTGATGCCGCGCGCCACGGCGCTTCATAATGTCGAATTGCCATTAATATACAATGGCACTCCCCGAGAGCAGCGCCTGGAAAAAGCGCGCAGGGCGCTTTCCATAGTGGACCTTGCCGACCGGATGCTGCACAAGCCCAATGAACTTTCCGGCGGTCAGCGCCAGCGGGTGGCGATTGCCCGGGCGTTGGTAAATGAACCATCCCTGTTGTTGGCTGATGAACCGACCGGAAACCTCGACACCAAGACCGGTATGGAGATTATGCAGCTTTTCTCAAGACTCCATCACGCCGGCAATACCATAATAATTGTTACTCACGAACCGGACATCGCGACTTATGCCGACCGGGTGCTTCATATCCGTGACGGCAGAATTGACCGTGACGAAAAGGTCACGGCGGAACAGAAAGTAGCCAACGGCACCAAGCTATGA
- a CDS encoding ABC transporter permease, producing the protein MIVWEIFKMALNALRANKLRTSLTLLGVVIGVSSVITIVSALEGLSQSIKSELESLGPSTFIVTRFGIIMNEDAFFEALKRKPLEYRYMDEIEAGCRSCEKVAARTYTIAEVRRERHRLRNVVIGGATANILEIVDIELGQGRHFTYEEDRTGSRLAFIGATIAEELFPGTDPIGKSMKINNVKYDIIGIAKKRGSAFGEDHDRFVFVPYHAFVKDLGEQGNNLDIFVKAVSVEKLPEAMDEARVVLRSIRHVPYNKDDDFGMVTADAVMAALNDVTKYIRFGLVAISSIALIVGGIIIMNIMMVSVTERTREIGIRKSIGAKQKNILLQFLFESLVLSLAGGIIGITIGVVLGDILINLINMNMTPSLFAIAIGLVISTGTGLFFGIYPAMKAARLQPVKALSYE; encoded by the coding sequence ATGATTGTCTGGGAAATATTTAAGATGGCCCTCAATGCTCTCAGGGCAAATAAACTGAGGACATCTTTGACTCTCCTGGGAGTCGTCATCGGTGTCTCTTCCGTTATCACGATTGTCTCAGCGCTGGAAGGATTATCGCAGTCAATCAAATCGGAACTGGAAAGCCTGGGTCCCTCGACCTTCATAGTTACCCGCTTCGGCATTATCATGAATGAAGATGCCTTCTTTGAAGCCTTGAAGCGGAAACCGCTGGAGTACCGGTATATGGATGAGATTGAAGCCGGCTGCCGCTCCTGCGAAAAAGTGGCGGCGCGGACTTACACAATAGCCGAGGTCAGGCGGGAGCGTCACAGGTTGCGAAATGTTGTAATTGGAGGGGCGACTGCCAATATACTGGAAATTGTCGATATCGAACTGGGACAGGGGCGGCATTTCACTTATGAAGAGGACCGGACCGGAAGCCGCCTGGCATTCATTGGAGCCACCATCGCGGAAGAGTTGTTCCCGGGGACCGACCCGATTGGAAAGTCCATGAAAATCAATAACGTAAAATACGACATAATAGGGATTGCCAAGAAACGGGGCTCCGCCTTCGGCGAAGACCATGACCGTTTCGTTTTTGTGCCGTATCACGCTTTCGTTAAAGACCTGGGGGAACAAGGAAATAATCTGGATATATTTGTCAAGGCGGTTTCTGTGGAGAAGCTTCCGGAAGCGATGGATGAAGCCCGGGTGGTGCTTCGCTCCATACGGCATGTTCCCTACAACAAGGACGATGATTTTGGGATGGTTACCGCTGATGCCGTCATGGCGGCGCTGAATGATGTTACCAAGTATATCCGCTTCGGATTGGTGGCAATATCCTCCATAGCGCTGATTGTTGGCGGCATAATCATAATGAATATTATGATGGTGTCTGTGACCGAGAGAACGCGGGAGATAGGCATTCGCAAATCAATTGGGGCGAAGCAGAAAAATATTCTTCTGCAATTTCTCTTCGAGTCCCTGGTTCTTTCCCTCGCCGGCGGAATCATTGGCATAACCATAGGCGTGGTGCTGGGGGATATTTTGATAAATCTGATAAACATGAATATGACGCCGTCCCTTTTTGCTATCGCCATCGGTCTTGTTATATCGACCGGAACCGGTCTGTTTTTTGGAATCTATCCGGCAATGAAAGCGGCGCGCTTACAGCCGGTCAAGGCGCTGAGTTACGAATGA